In Humulus lupulus chromosome 6, drHumLupu1.1, whole genome shotgun sequence, a single genomic region encodes these proteins:
- the LOC133782197 gene encoding uncharacterized mitochondrial protein AtMg00810-like: protein MEIPLGMKKYSNGRVVCKLLKSLYGLKQSPWAWFDRFAKIVIKHGYTQSQADHTLFVKFSLTGKLTIFIVYVDDIIPTGDDSCEISDLKRLFASEFEIKDLGPLKYFLGMEVARSKDGIVISQRKYILDLLKEIGMIGSKPVDTPMDPNLKAIRSEDSTPVERGSYQRLVGKLIYLSHTRPDIAFSVCVVSQHMHNPFEEHLEAVRRILRYLKMTPGLGLHFRKHNNRDLEVYTDSSWAGQLTDRRSTSSYCTYVWGNLVIWQSKKQSVVSRSSAESEYRALALGIWEGMWLKRLINELRIDSPESFKMYSDSQAAINIAKNPVHHDRTKHVEIDRHFIFEKVNSKVIELNYIPTKKQIVDILTKVLPKTSFEEFNSKLGLYNIYNTT, encoded by the coding sequence ATGGAAATTCCACTAGGGATGAAAAAATACTCCAATGGTCGAGTAGTGTGCAAACTTCTCAAATCTCTTTATGGCTTGAAACAGTCACCTTGGGCATGGTTTGATAGATTTGCAAAGATAGTTATTAAACATGGATATACTCAAAGCCAGGCTGATCATACCCTGTTTGTTAAGTTCTCTTTAACAGGGAAGCTGACAATTTTCATtgtctatgtggatgacataatCCCAACTGGAGACGATTCATGCGAAATTTCAGATCTCAAAAGACTTTTTGCCTCAGAGTTTGAAATTAAAGATTTAGGACCCCTCAAATACTTTCTTGGAATGGAAGTAGCCCGATCCAAAGATGGAATTGTTATATCTCAAAGAAAGTATATTCTAGACCTTTTAAAAGAAATTGGAATGATTGGAAGTAAGCCTGTTGACACTCCAATGGATCCAAACTTGAAAGCAATTCGAAGTGAGGATTCAACTCCAGTAGAGAGGGGGAGTTATCAAAGATTAGTGGGGAAACTAATCTATCTCTCTCATACTAGACCTGATATCGCTTTCTCTGTTTGCGTGGTAAGCCAACACATGCACAATCCTTTCGAGGAGCATTTGGAAGCAGTTCGTCGTATTCTAAGATATTTAAAAATGACACCAGGTCTTGGTTTGCACTTCAGAAAACACAACAATCGAGACTTAGAAGTCTACACAGATTCTAGTTGGGCTGGACAGCTGACCGACAGACGATCAACCAGTAGTTATTGCACCTATGTAtggggtaatttagtcatttggcAAAGCAAAAAGCAGTCTGTGGTCTCAAGGAGTAGTGCAGAGTCAGAATATCGTGCTTTGGCCTTAGGTATATGGGAAGGAATGTGGCTCAAAAGGCTAATTAATGAGTTGAGAATTGACTCTCCTGAGTCATTTAAGATGTACAGTGATAGTCAAGCTGCAATCAACATTGCTAAGAATCCGGTTCACCATGATAGAACTAAACATGTTGAAATCGACCGACACTTCATTTTTGAAAAAGTAAATtcaaaggttattgagctcaactACATTCCCACAAAGAAACAGATTGTCGACATCCTAACAAAAGTCCTACCAAAAACGAGTTTTGAAGAATTTAATTCCAAGTTGGGTTTGTATAACATATACAACACAACTTGA